In a single window of the Terriglobia bacterium genome:
- the prfB gene encoding peptide chain release factor 2 (programmed frameshift): protein MESKYTTEELEQQYAALKDKVRELREYLDAPKVRAQLDEVEKKVNDPNFWSDPENSQKVMRERKRLEDALSTDKELVQRSEDIGAFFELAHEGEDVSEELKKELDALRGLVEKLETQTLLSGSQDAANAIVTIHPGAGGTESQDWAEMLMRMYLRWCERKGFETVLNDYQAGEEAGIKSATFSITGEYAYGLMVSEIGVHRLVRISPFDQAARRHTSFASVFVSPEIDDSIDIVVKPEEIRIDTFRSGGKGGQHVNTTDSAVRITHFPTGIVVSCQNERSQHKNRERAFKILRSKLYEYELEKKKEASKQIEDAKLDIAFGSQIRSYVLQPYRLIKDLRTRYEVGDVDRVLDGDLDGFIRAYLLMRREQRGQ, encoded by the exons ATGGAATCCAAGTACACGACGGAAGAGCTAGAACAGCAGTATGCCGCGCTGAAAGACAAGGTGCGCGAGCTCCGGGAGTATCTT GACGCGCCCAAGGTGCGCGCGCAACTCGACGAGGTCGAGAAGAAAGTAAACGATCCGAACTTCTGGTCCGATCCTGAAAATTCCCAAAAAGTGATGCGCGAGCGCAAGCGCCTGGAAGACGCTTTGTCGACCGACAAGGAACTGGTGCAGCGCAGCGAGGACATCGGTGCGTTCTTCGAATTGGCCCACGAGGGCGAGGACGTCTCCGAAGAGCTGAAGAAGGAACTGGACGCTCTGCGCGGGTTGGTCGAGAAACTCGAAACACAGACGCTTCTCTCCGGTTCACAGGATGCGGCAAACGCAATCGTTACGATCCATCCAGGGGCGGGCGGAACCGAGTCGCAGGACTGGGCCGAAATGTTGATGCGCATGTACCTGCGATGGTGCGAGCGCAAGGGCTTCGAAACCGTGTTGAACGACTACCAGGCGGGCGAAGAAGCTGGCATCAAGTCAGCGACGTTTTCGATTACCGGCGAATACGCGTACGGGCTGATGGTGAGCGAAATCGGCGTGCACCGGTTGGTCCGCATCTCGCCCTTCGACCAGGCGGCGCGAAGGCATACCTCGTTCGCGAGCGTGTTCGTCTCGCCGGAAATCGACGACAGCATCGACATTGTCGTCAAGCCGGAAGAGATTCGTATCGATACCTTCCGCTCCGGTGGCAAGGGCGGACAGCACGTCAACACGACGGACTCGGCAGTGCGGATTACGCATTTTCCGACGGGGATTGTCGTGAGCTGCCAGAACGAGCGCTCACAGCACAAGAACCGGGAGCGGGCGTTCAAAATCCTGCGGTCGAAGCTGTACGAGTACGAACTGGAGAAGAAGAAGGAAGCGAGCAAGCAGATTGAGGACGCGAAGCTGGACATCGCATTCGGGTCGCAGATTCGGTCGTACGTGTTGCAGCCATACCGGCTGATAAAAGATTTGAGGACGCGTTATGAGGTCGGCGACGTGGATCGTGTGCTGGATGGCGATCTCGACGGGTTCATACGGGCGTATCTGCTGATGAGGCGGGAGCAGAGAGGACAGTGA
- a CDS encoding HD domain-containing protein: MEARHLSQKFEQAFQLAFELHQTKGKQGRKGKDTPYVSHLMAVAALVLEFGGSEEEATAALLHDAVEDQGGQRTLKLIEERFGPRVAKIVADCSDCEGDPKPAWRERKQKYIEHLPGVSESSRRVSLADKIHNAGTILRDVRHHGTKTFERFSGKRNGTLWYYDALARAFLEQKRDEMARELDRIVNELYAAANEKRPKELAFPET; the protein is encoded by the coding sequence ATGGAAGCGCGGCATCTGAGTCAAAAATTCGAGCAGGCATTTCAACTAGCCTTCGAACTGCACCAGACGAAAGGGAAGCAGGGAAGGAAAGGCAAGGACACGCCCTACGTGTCGCACCTGATGGCAGTGGCGGCGTTGGTACTGGAGTTTGGCGGCTCAGAAGAAGAAGCGACGGCGGCGCTGCTGCACGACGCGGTTGAGGACCAGGGTGGGCAAAGGACGCTGAAGCTAATCGAGGAGCGCTTCGGTCCCAGGGTCGCGAAGATCGTCGCGGACTGCAGCGACTGCGAGGGCGATCCGAAGCCCGCGTGGCGAGAGCGAAAACAAAAGTACATCGAGCATCTTCCAGGGGTTTCCGAGAGTAGTCGCCGCGTGTCGCTTGCGGACAAGATTCACAACGCTGGAACGATTTTGCGGGATGTGCGACATCACGGCACGAAAACGTTTGAACGCTTCAGCGGAAAACGTAACGGGACGCTCTGGTACTACGATGCGCTGGCGCGGGCGTTCCTGGAGCAAAAGCGGGACGAGATGGCCCGGGAACTGGACCGTATTGTGAACGAATTGTACGCGGCGGCCAACGAAAAGCGCCCGAAAGAACTGGCATTTCCGGAGACCTAA
- a CDS encoding cation transporter has translation MNASVHSDNFGSTRQAALVRGRRLEYLTVGWNSLEAIASIVAGLLAGSIALVGFGLDSVIETSSGAALLWRLSHANERNADTRERAERVALRIVGASFLALAAYVGYQAAKDLWTREVPEHSIPGIIIAALSLIAMPLLARAKRKVARTLNSNALHADSRQTDLCAYLSAILLGGLLLNFLLGWWWADPVAGLIMVPIIIREGIEALKGDPCACNASIEVLGTVPPFASEADAKNGAPGCGCKQERHG, from the coding sequence ATGAATGCTAGTGTCCATTCTGATAATTTCGGCTCGACCCGACAGGCCGCCCTGGTCCGCGGACGACGGCTGGAATATCTGACCGTTGGGTGGAATTCGCTCGAGGCGATTGCATCGATTGTCGCTGGACTTCTTGCCGGGAGCATTGCTCTGGTTGGCTTTGGATTGGATTCGGTGATCGAGACGTCTTCCGGTGCGGCGTTGCTGTGGCGATTGAGTCATGCGAATGAGCGGAATGCTGACACTCGCGAACGGGCCGAGCGGGTTGCGCTAAGAATTGTAGGGGCGAGCTTTCTCGCGCTCGCAGCATACGTCGGCTACCAGGCAGCGAAGGACCTTTGGACGCGGGAAGTGCCCGAGCACAGTATTCCCGGAATCATTATTGCTGCGCTTTCTCTGATCGCTATGCCGCTGCTGGCGCGCGCAAAACGCAAGGTCGCGCGCACGCTGAACAGCAATGCTCTCCACGCCGATTCGCGGCAGACCGACCTTTGTGCCTATCTTTCGGCGATTCTGCTGGGCGGTTTACTTTTGAATTTCCTGCTGGGATGGTGGTGGGCCGATCCCGTCGCGGGACTTATCATGGTTCCAATTATTATCCGCGAAGGGATCGAGGCGCTGAAGGGCGATCCGTGTGCGTGCAATGCGTCCATCGAAGTTTTGGGAACTGTCCCACCCTTCGCGTCAGAAGCGGACGCGAAGAATGGGGCACCCGGGTGTGGATGTAAGCAGGAACGGCACGGCTGA